A section of the Primulina eburnea isolate SZY01 chromosome 1, ASM2296580v1, whole genome shotgun sequence genome encodes:
- the LOC140832342 gene encoding U1 small nuclear ribonucleoprotein A — MAEVNPTATDIQPNMTIYINNLNEKTKLDELKKSLLAVFSQFGKILEVLAFKTLKHKGQAWVVFEEVSSAANAHRQMQGFPFYDKPMRIQYAKTKSDIIAKADGTFMPREKRRKHDDRGRKKKDQTDANQASTGLNPAYAGAYGAAPPLSQIPFAGARAVPEAPAPPNNILFIQNLPPQTTSMMLQMLFSQCPGFKEVRMVEAKPGIAFVEYENEMQSTVAMQGLQGFKITEDNPMLITYAKK, encoded by the exons ATGGCGGAGGTTAACCCTACGGCTACTGACATCCAACCCAACATGACAATCTACATTAACAACCTCAACGAGAAAACCAAGCTCGACG AGTTGAAAAAATCTCTGCTCGCTGTGTTTTCTCAGTTCGGGAAAATATTGGAGGTTTTAGCGTTCAAAACCCTAAAACACAAGGGGCAAGCATGGGTCGTTTTCGAGGAGGTTTCTTCCGCCGCCAATGCGCATCGTCAGATGCAAGGGTTTCCGTTTTACGACAAGCCCATG AGGATACAATATGCAAAGACAAAATCAGATATCATTGCAAAGGCAGATGGAACTTTTATGCCTCGAGAAAAAAGAAGGAAGCATGACGATAGAG GAAGAAAGAAAAAGGATCAAACTGATGCTAATCAGGCATCAACGGGTCTGAATCCTGCATATGCTGGTGCCTATGGTGCTGCCCCTCCT TTGTCTCAAATACCATTTGCAGGTGCAAGGGCTGTTCCAGAGGCTCCTGCTCCACCGAATAACATCTTATTCATTCAGAATCTTCCTCCTCAGACAACTTCAATGATGTTGCAAATGCTGTTCAGTCAATGTCCTGGATTTAAGGAAGTTAGGATGGTTGAAGCAAAGCCAGGAATTGCTTTTGTTGAGTACGAGAATGAAATGCAGTCTACAGTTGCAATGCAGGGGCTTCAAGGATTCAAGATAACCGAAGACAATCCAATGTTGATCACCTATGCCAAAAAGTAG
- the LOC140812759 gene encoding uncharacterized protein At5g01610-like, whose protein sequence is MPSKYQRLCFTILSLIFLSAVAATSTAPTAYELLQSYDFPVGILPKGITHYDLDPSSGRFDAYLNGSCSFSLEGSYQLKYNPRISGNIYKDTLTNLSGVRVKVLFLWLNIVEVRRNGENLEFSVGVASAEFPIDNFYVCPQCGCGLNCKSLEEKCKRGNLRSISLVSEI, encoded by the coding sequence ATGCCGTCAAAATACCAAAGACTTTGCTTTACCATCCTCTCTCTCATCTTTTTATCCGCTGTGGCTGCCACCTCCACCGCTCCCACGGCCTACGAATTGCTCCAGTCCTACGATTTTCCTGTGGGGATCctcccaaaaggcataacccaCTATGATCTTGACCCGTCGTCTGGCAGATTCGACGCCTATTTAAACGGCTCTTGCAGTTTTTCTTTGGAAGGATCTTATCAATTGAAGTACAATCCTAGAATCAGTGGTAATATATACAAAGATACGCTGACTAATTTATCTGGGGTCAGGGTTAAAGTACTTTTTCTCTGGTTAAATATTGTGGAAGTCAGGAGGAATGGTGAAAATCTTGAGTTTTCTGTGGGGGTTGCATCTGCGGAGTTTCCAATCGATAACTTTTATGTTTGTCCTCAATGCGGGTGTGGATTGAATTGTAAATCTTTGGAAGAGAAGTGCAAAAGGGGCAATCTTAGGAGTATTTCTCTTGTTTCTGAGATTTAG